The following coding sequences lie in one Mycobacterium gordonae genomic window:
- a CDS encoding LppP/LprE family lipoprotein, translating to MRVVVLSAVIAALCVLNPLAPPGHADPTCGVNLNAPQIEAALGALPTLPQGSAWDHNVKSFDPSSNYNPCATLSTVIITVVGATGSSPDLALLFHQGNYVGVATLKAYAFTTVNAAKTTDDTVALDYKDDREVCTACPGPTTTVRYQWQNDHVAMLDPAPAW from the coding sequence AATCCGCTCGCGCCACCCGGTCATGCAGACCCGACGTGCGGGGTGAATCTGAATGCCCCCCAGATCGAGGCGGCGCTCGGGGCATTGCCGACGCTGCCGCAGGGCTCCGCGTGGGACCACAACGTGAAGAGCTTCGATCCGAGCAGCAACTACAACCCGTGCGCAACGCTGTCGACGGTCATCATCACGGTCGTCGGAGCCACCGGCAGCTCGCCCGATCTGGCGTTGTTGTTCCATCAAGGCAACTACGTGGGCGTGGCGACGCTGAAGGCGTATGCGTTCACGACCGTCAACGCGGCCAAGACCACGGATGACACCGTTGCCCTGGACTACAAGGACGACAGGGAAGTCTGCACGGCGTGCCCAGGTCCGACCACCACCGTCCGGTACCAGTGGCAGAACGACCACGTCGCGATGCTGGACCCCGCGCCGGCCTGGTGA
- a CDS encoding lytic transglycosylase domain-containing protein, which yields MDVRRRHPLNHVKRYATTFLVALAALVAPGQATAVPIPAAPALAGEPAQLARDLVADEQALRDPSSSEAVLQAAALRQQAAYRAIGRHPEWEPIVRPVIPASLIGIYDLNVDARHHLMALNAGEAKPTLPAWRIDAPAAVGELVGYYQAAAAATGVAWNYLAAINMVETDFGRINGVSTAGAQGPMQFLPSTFASYAEGGDIHSPRDSIMAAGRMLSANGFAGNPDGAVYSYNHSSHYVGAVKDYAAAIAADPAVLPDYHRWDVYYLTTSGDVLLPVGYLAAERIPVGDYLAGHPQ from the coding sequence ATGGATGTTCGCCGCCGACACCCGCTCAATCATGTAAAACGTTATGCCACAACGTTTTTGGTTGCACTAGCGGCGCTCGTTGCGCCTGGGCAGGCGACCGCCGTCCCGATCCCGGCTGCACCCGCACTGGCCGGTGAACCGGCTCAACTGGCCCGTGACCTCGTCGCCGATGAGCAGGCGTTGCGCGACCCCTCGTCCTCGGAGGCCGTGTTGCAGGCCGCCGCGCTTCGTCAGCAGGCGGCCTACCGCGCCATCGGACGTCACCCCGAGTGGGAGCCGATCGTGCGGCCCGTCATCCCCGCTTCGCTGATCGGGATCTATGACCTCAACGTCGATGCACGACACCACCTGATGGCACTCAACGCAGGAGAAGCCAAGCCGACGCTGCCTGCCTGGCGCATCGATGCGCCGGCGGCGGTCGGCGAACTCGTCGGCTACTACCAGGCGGCCGCGGCCGCCACCGGTGTCGCGTGGAACTACCTGGCGGCGATCAATATGGTCGAAACCGATTTCGGCCGCATCAACGGGGTCAGTACTGCCGGCGCGCAAGGACCCATGCAGTTCCTGCCCTCCACCTTCGCGTCGTACGCGGAAGGAGGCGACATCCACTCGCCACGCGACAGCATCATGGCGGCCGGCCGCATGCTCTCCGCCAACGGTTTCGCCGGCAACCCCGACGGCGCCGTGTACAGCTATAACCACTCCAGCCACTACGTCGGCGCCGTCAAGGACTACGCAGCGGCGATCGCCGCCGATCCCGCGGTCCTTCCGGACTACCACCGCTGGGACGTCTACTACCTGACCACGTCGGGCGACGTGCTGCTACCCGTCGGATACCTGGCGGCCGAGCGCATCCCGGTCGGTGACTATCTGGCCGGCCACCCGCAGTGA
- a CDS encoding VOC family protein, which translates to MRINLASILVDDQDKALRFYTEILGFATKADIPMGGARWITVVSPEDPNGTELVLEPDGHPAVRPFKEALVADGIPFTSFAVDDARAEYERLTGLGVRFTQVPVAMGPVITAVLDDTCGNLIQIAQLTG; encoded by the coding sequence ATGAGAATCAATCTGGCCAGCATTCTCGTCGACGACCAGGACAAGGCATTGCGGTTCTACACCGAGATTCTCGGCTTCGCGACGAAGGCCGATATCCCAATGGGCGGAGCCCGCTGGATCACGGTGGTGTCGCCCGAGGATCCGAACGGCACCGAACTGGTTCTCGAACCGGACGGGCACCCGGCGGTGCGGCCGTTCAAGGAGGCACTGGTAGCCGACGGCATCCCCTTCACGTCCTTCGCCGTCGACGACGCCCGGGCCGAATACGAGCGACTGACCGGCCTGGGCGTGCGCTTCACGCAGGTGCCCGTGGCCATGGGGCCGGTGATCACCGCGGTGCTTGACGACACGTGTGGAAACCTGATTCAGATCGCGCAACTGACCGGCTGA
- a CDS encoding winged helix-turn-helix transcriptional regulator, with protein MAAADLSHRFQGESVGRALELVGERWTLLILREAFFGVQRFGQLARNLTIPRPTLSSRLRMLVDAGLLERVRYSQDPERYEYRLTEVGHDLFGAVVVLMRWGDEHLPNPNGPPIVLRHKTCGKVANPRLICAHCNEEITARNVTPEAGPGFAPASRNAGQNAV; from the coding sequence ATGGCCGCTGCAGATCTGTCCCACCGCTTCCAGGGGGAATCGGTCGGCCGGGCGTTGGAGCTGGTGGGCGAACGGTGGACACTGCTGATTCTGCGTGAGGCGTTCTTCGGCGTGCAGCGCTTCGGCCAACTCGCCCGCAACCTCACCATTCCGCGGCCCACGCTGTCGTCGCGGCTGCGAATGCTCGTCGACGCGGGACTGCTCGAGCGGGTGCGCTATTCGCAGGACCCGGAACGCTACGAGTACCGCCTCACCGAGGTGGGGCACGATCTGTTCGGCGCCGTGGTGGTGCTGATGCGGTGGGGCGACGAGCACCTCCCGAACCCGAACGGACCGCCAATCGTGTTGCGCCACAAGACGTGTGGCAAGGTCGCCAATCCGCGGCTGATCTGCGCCCACTGCAACGAGGAGATCACCGCACGGAATGTGACACCCGAAGCGGGTCCTGGGTTCGCACCGGCATCCCGGAACGCCGGGCAGAACGCCGTCTGA
- a CDS encoding acyl-CoA dehydrogenase family protein, whose protein sequence is MNHADTPEVLAEKIASTARDLAPEIDRERRLPAELVARLNEAGMLRATMPREVDALELSPPTALRCAEVIAHGDAATGWCVSIAITSALLVAYLPDAARAEMFGRGRGVAAGVWAPRGKAASVDGGVVVSGRWPFCSGITHADMLFAGCFVDESRVPSVVALPKEDLRVLDNWHTLGLRGTGSHDTVAEEVFVPADRVFSVFDGPAVDRPLYRFPVFGFFALSVAAAALGNARAAIDDLVELAGGKKGLGSTRTLAERSTTQAAVATAESALEAARALYYEATETAWQASQDPEPVPVALRNRLRLAATHAARTSADVVRTMYDLAGGTAIYDTSPLQRRFRDAFTATAHFQVNEASRELPGRLLLDQHADTSML, encoded by the coding sequence ATGAACCATGCAGACACCCCCGAGGTCCTTGCCGAGAAGATCGCGTCGACGGCCCGGGACCTGGCGCCCGAAATCGATCGGGAGCGTCGGCTTCCGGCCGAACTCGTGGCGCGCCTGAACGAGGCTGGCATGTTGCGCGCCACCATGCCGCGCGAGGTGGACGCGCTCGAACTGTCGCCGCCGACGGCCCTGCGGTGCGCTGAGGTGATCGCGCACGGCGACGCGGCCACAGGCTGGTGCGTGTCGATCGCGATCACCAGTGCGCTGCTGGTGGCTTATCTTCCGGACGCGGCCAGGGCCGAGATGTTCGGCCGTGGGCGGGGCGTCGCGGCCGGGGTGTGGGCGCCGCGAGGCAAGGCGGCGTCGGTCGACGGCGGCGTGGTCGTGTCGGGGCGCTGGCCGTTCTGTAGCGGAATCACTCACGCCGACATGCTGTTTGCTGGTTGTTTCGTCGACGAAAGCCGGGTGCCGTCGGTCGTCGCACTGCCCAAGGAAGACCTGCGGGTCCTCGACAACTGGCACACCCTGGGCTTGCGCGGCACCGGCAGCCACGACACCGTCGCCGAAGAGGTCTTCGTGCCCGCCGACAGGGTGTTCTCGGTGTTCGACGGGCCGGCCGTGGACCGGCCGCTGTATCGCTTCCCGGTGTTCGGGTTCTTCGCGTTGTCGGTCGCAGCGGCCGCGCTGGGCAATGCCCGCGCCGCGATCGACGACCTCGTCGAGTTGGCCGGCGGCAAGAAAGGACTCGGGTCGACGCGCACCCTGGCGGAGCGCTCGACGACCCAGGCCGCCGTTGCGACCGCGGAGTCGGCGCTGGAGGCGGCCCGCGCGCTGTACTACGAGGCGACCGAGACCGCGTGGCAGGCCAGCCAGGATCCCGAGCCCGTGCCGGTGGCCCTGCGCAACCGACTCCGCCTGGCGGCCACCCATGCCGCGCGCACCTCCGCAGACGTGGTGCGCACCATGTATGACCTGGCCGGCGGCACCGCCATTTACGACACCTCGCCCCTGCAGCGCCGGTTCCGCGACGCCTTCACCGCCACCGCGCACTTCCAAGTGAACGAAGCATCCCGCGAACTGCCTGGCCGACTGCTGCTCGACCAGCACGCCGACACTTCGATGCTATGA
- a CDS encoding LLM class F420-dependent oxidoreductase, with translation MTKLEVVLPFWLDRPDREALEIARAVSEYGFDALWIGEMATYDAFALATAIGLRASELPLKIGPLAVGVRGPVTLALGLSTVASLTGNRVDLALGASSPAIVTGWHNRGWSHHVPVMRETIECLRPMLAGERVSHPGRHVGTHGFRLRNPVPEARIALGAFGPRMIELAAQLADEVVLNLASPARVAQVRQAIDRAAAGRKAPRLTVWAPVALNPGPAAHAQLAGQLGVYLAPPGYGEMFSASGFDGLVQRARAGASRRELAAAIPVELLDTVCALGSAARIAQRLREYREAGADCVAAVPGTAEDPGGRRVLAALSQEMP, from the coding sequence ATGACGAAACTCGAAGTAGTCCTTCCGTTTTGGCTTGACCGGCCCGACCGTGAGGCGCTGGAGATCGCGCGGGCGGTGTCGGAATACGGCTTCGACGCCCTGTGGATCGGGGAGATGGCCACCTACGACGCGTTCGCCCTGGCGACGGCGATCGGGTTGCGCGCATCAGAGCTGCCCCTCAAGATCGGGCCACTGGCCGTGGGTGTCCGTGGCCCGGTGACCTTGGCCCTGGGGTTGAGCACCGTTGCCTCATTGACCGGAAACCGTGTCGATCTCGCCCTCGGAGCCTCCAGTCCGGCTATCGTGACCGGCTGGCACAACCGCGGCTGGTCTCATCACGTCCCGGTCATGCGGGAGACCATCGAGTGCCTGCGACCGATGTTGGCCGGCGAGAGAGTAAGCCACCCAGGCCGGCACGTCGGCACCCATGGCTTCCGGCTACGCAACCCCGTCCCGGAGGCGCGAATTGCGTTGGGCGCGTTCGGTCCCCGCATGATCGAGCTGGCCGCACAGCTGGCCGACGAGGTGGTGCTCAACCTCGCCTCGCCCGCGCGCGTGGCGCAGGTGCGTCAGGCGATCGACCGCGCCGCCGCGGGTCGAAAGGCCCCCCGCCTCACGGTATGGGCGCCGGTGGCATTAAATCCCGGCCCTGCCGCACACGCGCAACTGGCCGGCCAACTGGGCGTCTACCTGGCACCGCCCGGATACGGAGAGATGTTCAGCGCGTCGGGTTTTGACGGGCTGGTACAGCGGGCCCGCGCTGGTGCCTCCCGCCGGGAACTGGCAGCCGCGATTCCCGTTGAGCTGCTCGACACCGTGTGCGCCCTGGGTTCTGCGGCCCGGATAGCGCAGCGACTGCGCGAGTACCGCGAGGCGGGGGCCGACTGTGTCGCGGCGGTGCCCGGCACGGCCGAAGATCCCGGCGGCCGTAGGGTTCTTGCCGCTTTGAGTCAGGAGATGCCGTGA
- a CDS encoding NADP-dependent oxidoreductase — MTLTNTACRLAARPVGLPKVSDWQIGDEPAATPADGEFLVQVEYLSVDPAMRTWMNAGRSYVPPVEIGAVMRAGAIGRVVESRHPDFATGDVVFGTFGVQRYAVSNGRDVTPVDTTLAPAPVHLGALGISGLTAYFGLLDVGRPQPGQTVVVSGAAGSVGSIAGQLARIKGCRSVGIAGGQDKCRWLVEELGFDAAIDYKSGDLRRELKTHAPDGIDVFFDNVGGATLEAALSRLARGARVVICGAVSQYNASAELRGPANYMQLLVARASMTGFVIFDYADRYREGVVQLADWLRSGELHSREQIINGDIGDLPDALLKLFRGDNIGKLILALDS, encoded by the coding sequence GTGACGCTCACCAACACCGCGTGCCGGTTGGCTGCGCGTCCGGTCGGCCTGCCGAAGGTCTCCGATTGGCAGATCGGTGATGAACCCGCCGCAACTCCCGCAGACGGCGAGTTTCTGGTGCAGGTGGAGTACTTGTCGGTCGACCCGGCGATGCGGACGTGGATGAACGCCGGCCGATCCTACGTACCGCCGGTGGAGATCGGGGCGGTGATGCGAGCCGGCGCCATCGGGCGCGTCGTTGAGTCACGCCACCCCGACTTCGCAACCGGTGACGTTGTCTTCGGCACGTTCGGGGTGCAGCGCTACGCGGTCTCCAACGGCCGCGACGTGACTCCGGTCGACACCACGCTGGCACCGGCTCCCGTGCATCTCGGCGCGCTGGGGATCAGTGGGTTGACCGCCTATTTCGGGCTGCTCGACGTGGGCCGGCCCCAGCCCGGGCAGACCGTCGTCGTCTCGGGTGCCGCCGGATCGGTGGGCAGCATCGCCGGCCAGCTCGCCCGGATCAAGGGTTGCCGGTCGGTCGGTATCGCCGGCGGGCAGGACAAATGCCGCTGGCTGGTAGAGGAACTCGGCTTCGACGCCGCCATCGATTACAAGAGCGGCGATCTGCGCAGAGAGCTGAAGACCCACGCGCCCGACGGCATCGACGTCTTCTTCGACAACGTCGGCGGGGCCACTCTGGAGGCCGCGTTGTCGCGGCTGGCGCGCGGCGCCCGCGTGGTGATCTGCGGTGCCGTCTCGCAGTACAACGCCAGTGCCGAGCTGCGGGGACCGGCAAACTACATGCAGTTACTGGTCGCGCGTGCGTCCATGACCGGCTTCGTCATCTTCGACTACGCCGACCGCTACCGCGAAGGGGTTGTGCAGCTTGCGGATTGGCTGCGCAGCGGCGAACTGCACTCGCGGGAGCAGATCATCAACGGCGACATCGGTGACCTTCCCGATGCGCTGCTCAAGCTGTTCCGCGGTGACAACATCGGCAAACTGATCCTGGCTCTCGATTCCTGA
- a CDS encoding NAD(P)H-dependent amine dehydrogenase family protein, whose protein sequence is MTPPIKVFQVATGNVGSEMIKRIATHPDLELIGVHCYSSEKVGRDVGELIGLAPNGVTATGSVEEIIAAEPDVVTFHGVFPDEDLYVKVLEAGIDIVTTADWITGWHRDRNHPHHSGKPVTQLLAEACEKGGSTFYGTGMNPGVNQILGVVCSADVAEIENVTTIESVDVSCHHSKDTWIEVGYGLPVDDPSIPGKLEKYTRVFADSVLMMADCFDITLDEVRFDYELGACTKDVDLGWYTLPKGSLGGNYIRYQGMVNGVPRVETHLEWQMTPHTDPSWDIKGCYITSIKGDPCIYNKHMIFPKPGVDLSNPDNFASIGMTVTGLPALNAIKSVVAAAPGLITSADLPLRAFAGRFNI, encoded by the coding sequence ATGACGCCTCCGATCAAGGTCTTCCAGGTCGCCACCGGTAACGTCGGTTCCGAGATGATCAAACGCATCGCCACCCACCCCGATCTGGAACTGATTGGCGTGCACTGCTATTCGTCAGAGAAGGTTGGCCGCGACGTCGGTGAACTCATCGGGTTGGCGCCCAACGGTGTGACGGCTACCGGCAGCGTCGAGGAGATCATCGCCGCGGAGCCCGACGTAGTGACTTTCCACGGCGTCTTCCCCGACGAGGACCTGTACGTGAAAGTCCTTGAGGCCGGGATCGATATCGTCACCACCGCCGACTGGATCACCGGCTGGCACCGCGACCGCAACCATCCGCACCACTCCGGCAAACCGGTCACTCAGCTGCTGGCCGAGGCGTGCGAGAAAGGCGGTTCGACGTTCTACGGGACGGGTATGAACCCCGGCGTCAATCAGATTCTCGGCGTGGTGTGTTCGGCCGACGTGGCCGAGATCGAGAACGTCACCACCATCGAATCGGTCGACGTGTCGTGCCATCACTCGAAGGACACCTGGATCGAGGTGGGTTACGGCCTGCCGGTGGACGATCCGTCCATCCCGGGCAAATTGGAGAAGTACACGCGCGTCTTCGCCGACAGCGTGTTGATGATGGCCGACTGCTTCGACATCACCCTCGACGAGGTCAGGTTCGACTACGAGTTGGGCGCCTGCACCAAGGACGTCGACCTGGGCTGGTACACGCTGCCCAAGGGTTCCCTGGGTGGCAACTACATCAGGTACCAGGGAATGGTGAACGGGGTGCCCCGGGTGGAGACGCACCTGGAGTGGCAGATGACCCCGCATACCGACCCCAGCTGGGACATCAAGGGCTGCTACATCACTTCGATCAAGGGCGACCCGTGCATCTACAACAAGCACATGATCTTCCCCAAGCCCGGCGTCGATCTGTCCAACCCGGACAACTTCGCCTCCATCGGCATGACGGTCACCGGGCTGCCGGCGCTGAACGCGATCAAGTCGGTCGTCGCCGCTGCACCGGGTTTGATCACCAGCGCAGATCTGCCGCTGCGCGCGTTCGCCGGCCGCTTCAACATATAG
- a CDS encoding Rieske 2Fe-2S domain-containing protein, with product MAKPPLSMKPTGWFQVAWSDEIGVGDVHTMKYFDQEMIAWRADSGQLTVMNAYCEHLGAHLGYGGKVVGEVLQCPFHGWQWNQQGRNVCIPYQDRPNRGRRIHTYPVVERNESVYIWHDIESRAPFFEAPDIFADFGDDRSRADYYAQQRLFRQGLELHPQYVLENGVDFAHFKYVHNTPIVPIFTRHDFQEPVSYVDFTITFEGDDQQSIEDVRSGVEAINGGLGVAVTRSWGMVDNRTISAITPVDERTSDVRFMVYIGRVAKRSEEQAERAEARARMFGEEVIRQFAQDMHIWAHQRYSDPPALATAEYEGFTAIRNWAKKFYPDGKGGTAAELAAAN from the coding sequence ATGGCCAAACCGCCGTTGTCGATGAAACCCACCGGCTGGTTCCAGGTCGCGTGGTCCGACGAGATCGGCGTCGGCGACGTCCACACGATGAAGTATTTCGACCAGGAGATGATCGCCTGGCGCGCTGACTCGGGCCAACTCACCGTGATGAACGCCTACTGCGAGCACCTGGGCGCGCATCTGGGCTACGGCGGCAAGGTCGTGGGCGAGGTACTGCAGTGCCCTTTCCACGGCTGGCAATGGAACCAGCAGGGGCGCAACGTCTGCATCCCGTATCAGGACCGGCCCAACCGGGGACGGCGAATCCACACCTATCCGGTGGTGGAGCGCAACGAGTCGGTCTACATCTGGCACGACATCGAAAGCCGCGCACCGTTTTTCGAGGCCCCCGACATCTTCGCCGACTTCGGTGACGACCGGTCGCGCGCCGATTACTATGCGCAGCAACGACTGTTCCGGCAGGGGCTGGAGTTGCACCCGCAGTACGTGCTGGAGAACGGTGTCGACTTCGCCCATTTCAAGTACGTTCACAACACGCCGATCGTGCCGATCTTCACCCGGCACGACTTCCAGGAACCGGTGTCCTACGTCGACTTCACCATCACCTTCGAGGGCGACGACCAACAGAGCATCGAGGATGTCCGCAGCGGTGTCGAAGCCATCAACGGCGGGCTGGGCGTGGCCGTCACCAGGAGTTGGGGAATGGTCGACAACAGGACCATCTCGGCGATCACCCCGGTCGACGAGCGCACCTCCGACGTGCGGTTCATGGTCTACATCGGCCGGGTCGCGAAACGCTCGGAAGAACAAGCCGAACGCGCCGAAGCCAGGGCCCGCATGTTCGGCGAAGAGGTGATCCGGCAATTCGCCCAGGACATGCACATCTGGGCGCACCAGCGCTACTCCGACCCACCGGCGCTCGCGACCGCGGAGTACGAGGGGTTCACCGCGATCCGCAACTGGGCCAAGAAGTTCTACCCCGACGGGAAGGGCGGCACCGCCGCCGAACTGGCCGCCGCCAACTGA
- a CDS encoding TetR/AcrR family transcriptional regulator — translation MAVADSANRRANKRGLATREAMLQAAVTALASGDPGAVSANRIAKQIGVTWGTVQYQFGDADGFWAAVLHHTAQRRANVFANPDTGASLRERVAEIIDTLYDGLTAPDSRAIENLRAALPREPSELDRLYPRTAAELRSWGRGWHATCQKAFADLHVDPQRVHEIATLIPGAMRGLVSERQLGSYADLDEARRGLTNAIVAYLADSAGGRSGGAPRSRFR, via the coding sequence ATGGCAGTGGCGGACAGCGCGAATCGCAGGGCCAACAAGCGGGGACTGGCCACACGTGAGGCGATGCTGCAGGCGGCGGTGACCGCCCTGGCCTCCGGGGATCCCGGGGCCGTGTCGGCGAACCGCATCGCCAAACAGATCGGGGTCACCTGGGGCACCGTGCAGTACCAGTTCGGGGACGCCGACGGGTTTTGGGCGGCGGTGTTGCACCACACGGCGCAGCGGCGGGCCAACGTGTTCGCCAACCCCGATACCGGGGCGTCGTTGCGGGAGCGGGTCGCAGAGATCATCGACACGCTGTACGACGGGCTGACCGCACCCGACTCGCGGGCGATCGAGAATCTGCGCGCGGCGTTGCCGCGGGAACCCAGCGAGCTGGACCGGCTCTACCCGCGCACCGCCGCGGAATTGCGATCGTGGGGGCGGGGCTGGCACGCGACCTGCCAGAAGGCGTTCGCCGACCTGCACGTCGACCCGCAGCGAGTCCACGAAATCGCGACGTTGATCCCGGGTGCCATGCGCGGCCTGGTTTCCGAACGCCAGTTGGGCAGTTACGCCGACCTCGACGAGGCGCGGCGCGGTCTGACCAATGCGATCGTGGCCTACTTGGCGGATTCGGCTGGCGGCAGGTCGGGTGGCGCGCCCAGGTCTCGCTTCCGCTGA
- a CDS encoding tocopherol cyclase family protein — MEGWFWRLSDRDQGRVVVALCSANRHPEGDWSTAAIALHPGGVVRAAAVDGVTASQTRFSVHAQSGANLIDAGAERLKMVLGHTAVDLKFHDAYQWPKPFGGGGIFSSVPLLNQYWHPYRLGGKASGTVTHEDQRWEFTDATLYCERNWGAGFPLRWWWGQAHDFGDADVSVVFSGGLLELGPLNRDVTGVVVRMGDRVIRITPPALVSSSCDVRRWRIDARTARYRVELDGRGTPEGPHVLPVPLPAARRNIDTDYEYLAGTLHCRVRDWGRVIFEGTSILAGLEVGSRPC; from the coding sequence ATGGAGGGCTGGTTCTGGCGGCTCTCCGACCGCGACCAGGGACGGGTGGTCGTCGCCCTGTGCAGCGCCAACCGGCACCCTGAAGGCGACTGGTCGACAGCGGCGATCGCGTTGCACCCCGGAGGGGTGGTGCGCGCGGCAGCAGTGGACGGTGTGACGGCGAGTCAGACGCGGTTCAGTGTGCACGCGCAATCGGGTGCGAATTTGATCGATGCGGGCGCGGAACGGCTCAAGATGGTGCTTGGACACACCGCAGTCGATCTGAAGTTTCACGACGCGTATCAATGGCCCAAGCCTTTCGGTGGCGGCGGAATTTTCTCCTCGGTGCCCTTGCTCAACCAGTATTGGCATCCGTACCGGTTGGGCGGTAAAGCTTCGGGCACCGTGACCCATGAAGACCAGCGCTGGGAATTCACCGACGCCACTTTGTACTGCGAACGAAACTGGGGAGCGGGTTTTCCCTTGCGGTGGTGGTGGGGACAGGCTCACGACTTCGGCGACGCCGACGTATCGGTGGTGTTCTCCGGGGGCTTGCTGGAGCTGGGTCCGCTGAACCGGGATGTCACCGGAGTCGTTGTGCGAATGGGTGATCGGGTCATCCGCATCACCCCGCCGGCACTGGTGTCGTCCAGCTGCGACGTGCGGCGCTGGCGCATCGACGCCCGCACGGCGCGCTACCGGGTCGAACTCGACGGGCGTGGCACGCCGGAGGGGCCGCACGTACTTCCCGTACCGCTGCCGGCCGCGCGTCGCAACATCGACACAGACTACGAATACCTGGCCGGTACGCTGCATTGCCGCGTCCGGGACTGGGGCCGGGTGATCTTCGAGGGGACCTCGATACTGGCCGGCCTCGAGGTCGGCAGCCGGCCTTGCTGA
- a CDS encoding DUF808 domain-containing protein — protein sequence MSAGLFGLLDDVATLARLTAGSLNGVGPAAGRATAKAAGVVIDDTAVTPQFVDGISAERELPIIKRIAFGSLRNKLLFILPGAMLLSQFAPWLLSPILMLGATYLCYEGAEKVWSTLRGHDDGNEQPENERHVVAGAIRTDFILSAEIMVIALNEVADLAFGKRLVILAIVALVITVAVYGVVGGIVKMDDIGLHLAQTSTRLGRAVGRALVAGMPKLLSVLSVVGTVAMLWVGGHILLMGADHLGWHTPYGLVHHAEDWAHHAVDALGSVLGWLVNTGISAVVGSVVGAVVLAVVLGFQQVRRSRSKG from the coding sequence ATGAGCGCGGGTCTGTTCGGGCTTCTCGACGACGTGGCGACGCTCGCGCGACTGACCGCCGGTTCGCTGAACGGCGTGGGCCCCGCGGCGGGACGGGCGACCGCAAAGGCCGCCGGCGTGGTCATCGACGACACGGCGGTGACCCCGCAGTTTGTCGACGGAATCTCCGCCGAGCGTGAACTGCCCATCATCAAGCGCATCGCGTTCGGCTCGCTGCGCAACAAGCTGCTCTTCATCTTGCCGGGCGCGATGCTGCTCAGCCAGTTCGCGCCGTGGTTGCTCAGCCCGATCCTGATGCTGGGGGCGACCTATCTGTGTTACGAAGGCGCCGAGAAAGTTTGGAGCACCCTGCGCGGTCACGACGACGGAAACGAGCAGCCGGAGAACGAGCGCCATGTGGTGGCGGGCGCGATCCGGACCGACTTCATCCTGTCTGCCGAGATCATGGTGATCGCGCTCAACGAGGTGGCCGACCTGGCTTTCGGGAAGCGACTGGTGATCCTGGCGATCGTGGCGTTGGTGATCACCGTCGCGGTGTACGGCGTCGTCGGCGGCATCGTGAAAATGGACGACATCGGCCTGCATCTCGCCCAGACATCGACGCGGCTGGGCAGGGCTGTGGGCCGTGCTCTGGTGGCCGGAATGCCCAAACTCCTGTCGGTGCTGTCCGTGGTCGGAACGGTGGCGATGCTCTGGGTCGGGGGCCACATCCTGCTGATGGGCGCTGATCACCTGGGCTGGCACACCCCGTACGGCTTGGTGCACCACGCGGAGGATTGGGCGCATCATGCGGTGGACGCGCTGGGCAGCGTGCTCGGCTGGTTGGTCAATACCGGGATCTCCGCGGTGGTCGGATCGGTGGTCGGCGCCGTGGTCCTGGCTGTCGTGCTCGGGTTCCAGCAGGTTCGGCGTTCGCGCTCGAAGGGCTAG
- a CDS encoding GAF domain-containing protein, with product MDDVYRAPLRSRSDAIDQRATLQRARRLGLCGFGQLVHNPAAEERLARRVDRFAAAEDGSFAWTRDQDGLFWLARLDGPYLRDDEDEAVAVDLVHVRPCTWLTEPLLESQVPGAVVVTFGRGGRNFQQIHHQSVSQETQQIWDAQQARR from the coding sequence ATGGACGATGTCTACCGCGCCCCCCTGCGATCCCGCAGTGACGCAATCGACCAGCGGGCCACGCTGCAACGCGCCCGCCGGCTGGGCTTGTGCGGCTTCGGACAGCTGGTGCACAACCCGGCCGCGGAAGAACGTCTGGCCCGCCGGGTAGACCGTTTCGCCGCCGCGGAGGACGGCTCGTTCGCCTGGACCCGAGATCAGGACGGATTGTTCTGGCTTGCCCGACTCGACGGACCCTATCTTCGTGACGACGAGGACGAGGCGGTGGCCGTCGACCTGGTGCATGTACGGCCCTGCACCTGGCTGACCGAGCCGCTGCTGGAATCCCAGGTGCCCGGCGCCGTCGTCGTGACGTTCGGGCGCGGTGGACGCAACTTCCAACAGATTCATCACCAGTCGGTCAGCCAAGAGACACAACAGATCTGGGACGCACAACAAGCGCGGCGCTAG